The Lucilia cuprina isolate Lc7/37 chromosome 5, ASM2204524v1, whole genome shotgun sequence genome includes a window with the following:
- the LOC111677525 gene encoding amidophosphoribosyltransferase isoform X2 produces the protein MATSDGKSSKKFNVHKGMGMINNLFNDDSIKRLKGNLGIGHTRYSTAAASEMVNCQPFVVHTSHGALAIAHNGELVNCEQLRREVLDRGVGLSTHSDSELIAQSLCCAPEDVSEHDGPNWPARIRHFMTLAPLSYSLVVMHKDKIYAVRDSYGNRPLCIGKIVPITLGAGNVDDCPAEGWVVSSESCGFLSIGARYVREVEPGEIVELTRNGFRTVDIVERPDYKRMAFCIFEYVYFARSDSTFEGQMVYSVRLQCGRELFRESPVAADIVSSVPESGTAAAHGYARESGLPFAEVLCKNRYVGRTFIQPSTRLRQLGVAKKFGALSENCEGKRVVLIDDSIVRGNTIGPIIKLLKDAGAVEVHIRIASPPLLYPCYMGINIPTREELIANKLNPNELAKYVGADSLAYLSVEGLVRAVQYRKASTNPLKSGYCTACLTGEYPGGLPEELSW, from the exons ATGGCCACCAGTGATGGTAAATCATCGAAAAAATTCAATGTACATAAGGGCATGGGCATGATTAATAACTTGTTCAATGATGACTCCATTAAAAGATTAAAGGGAAATTTGGGTATTGGTCATACGCGTTATTCCACTGCAGCGGCTTCTGAAATGGTTAATTGTCAACCATTTGTGGTACACACTTCACATGGTGCCTTGGCTATAGCTCACAATGGAGAATTGGTGAATTGTGAACAGTTGAGAAGAGAG gTTTTGGATCGTGGTGTTGGTTTATCTACCCACAGTGACAGTGAATTGATCGCTCAGTCTTTGTGCTGTGCCCCTGAAGATGTTTCCGAACATGATGGCCCTAATTGGCCAGCTCGTATACGCCACTTTATGACTTTGGCACCCTTGTCCTATTCTTTGGTTGTCATGCACAAAGATAAAATTTATGCAGTACGTGATTCCTATGGCAATCGTCCTTTGTGTATTGGTAAAATTGTACCCATTACTTTGGGTGCTGGTAATGTTGATGATTGCCCGGCAGAAGGTTGGGTAGTTTCCAGTGAAAGTTGTGGTTTTCTTTCCATTGGTGCACGTTATGTACGCGAGGTAGAGCCTGGTGAGATTGTAGAATTAACCCGCAATGGTTTTCGCACAGTGGACATTGTTGAAAGGCCCGATTATAAACGCATGGCTTTTTGTATTTTCGAATATGTGTATTTTGCTCGTAGCGATTCTACATTCGAGGGTCAAATGGTTTATTCGGTTAGATTGCAATGTGGTCGTGAATTGTTTAGAGAATCTCCAGTGGCGGCTGATATTGTTAGTTCTGTGCCGGAATCTGGTACAGCAGCAGCTCATGGTTATGCCAGAGAA tcTGGTTTGCCTTTTGCCGAAGTTCTTTGCAAGAATCGTTATGTAGGTCGTACCTTTATTCAACCTTCTACCCGTTTGCGTCAATTGGGTGTGGCAAAGAAATTTGGTGCTTTATCGGAAAATTGTGAGGGTAAACGTGTGGTTCTTATTGATGATTCTATAGTGCGTGGAAATACTATTGGTCCCATTATCAAATTACTAAAGGATGCTGGAGCCGTAGAGGTACACATTAGAATCGCTAGTCCTCCCTTGTTATATCCCTGTTATATGGGTATTAATATTCCTACCCGAGAAGAACTGATAGCCAATAAGCTGAATCCCAACGAATTGGCCAAATATGTGG GCGCCGATAGTTTGGCCTACTTAAGTGTGGAAGGTTTAGTTCGAGCTGTACAATATCGTAAGGCTTCTACAAATCCCCTTAAATCTGGCTACTGTACTGCTTGTTTGACTGGAGAGTACCCGGGCGGACTGCCAGAAGAACTGAGTTGGTAG
- the LOC111677525 gene encoding amidophosphoribosyltransferase isoform X1: protein MNSNITSSVEITADSTTANCCGDKSLCSKSFPEKKYKEVQPKGKEVSGLTCECGVFAAIACGDWPTQIDIAQVICLGLVALQHRGQESAGMATSDGKSSKKFNVHKGMGMINNLFNDDSIKRLKGNLGIGHTRYSTAAASEMVNCQPFVVHTSHGALAIAHNGELVNCEQLRREVLDRGVGLSTHSDSELIAQSLCCAPEDVSEHDGPNWPARIRHFMTLAPLSYSLVVMHKDKIYAVRDSYGNRPLCIGKIVPITLGAGNVDDCPAEGWVVSSESCGFLSIGARYVREVEPGEIVELTRNGFRTVDIVERPDYKRMAFCIFEYVYFARSDSTFEGQMVYSVRLQCGRELFRESPVAADIVSSVPESGTAAAHGYARESGLPFAEVLCKNRYVGRTFIQPSTRLRQLGVAKKFGALSENCEGKRVVLIDDSIVRGNTIGPIIKLLKDAGAVEVHIRIASPPLLYPCYMGINIPTREELIANKLNPNELAKYVGADSLAYLSVEGLVRAVQYRKASTNPLKSGYCTACLTGEYPGGLPEELSW, encoded by the exons atgaattctaATATTACTTCAAGTG tggaaattactgctGATTCTACAACAGCAAATTGTTGTGGTGACAAAAGTTTGTGCTCAAAATCCTTTCctgagaaaaaatataaagaagttCAACCAAAGGGGAAAGAAGTTTCTGGACTTACATGTGAATGTGGTGTATTTGCGGCGATTGCTTGTGGTGATTGGCCAACACAG ATTGATATCGCCCAAGTCATCTGTTTGGGTTTAGTTGCCTTGCAACATCGTGGTCAAGAATCGGCCGGTATGGCCACCAGTGATGGTAAATCATCGAAAAAATTCAATGTACATAAGGGCATGGGCATGATTAATAACTTGTTCAATGATGACTCCATTAAAAGATTAAAGGGAAATTTGGGTATTGGTCATACGCGTTATTCCACTGCAGCGGCTTCTGAAATGGTTAATTGTCAACCATTTGTGGTACACACTTCACATGGTGCCTTGGCTATAGCTCACAATGGAGAATTGGTGAATTGTGAACAGTTGAGAAGAGAG gTTTTGGATCGTGGTGTTGGTTTATCTACCCACAGTGACAGTGAATTGATCGCTCAGTCTTTGTGCTGTGCCCCTGAAGATGTTTCCGAACATGATGGCCCTAATTGGCCAGCTCGTATACGCCACTTTATGACTTTGGCACCCTTGTCCTATTCTTTGGTTGTCATGCACAAAGATAAAATTTATGCAGTACGTGATTCCTATGGCAATCGTCCTTTGTGTATTGGTAAAATTGTACCCATTACTTTGGGTGCTGGTAATGTTGATGATTGCCCGGCAGAAGGTTGGGTAGTTTCCAGTGAAAGTTGTGGTTTTCTTTCCATTGGTGCACGTTATGTACGCGAGGTAGAGCCTGGTGAGATTGTAGAATTAACCCGCAATGGTTTTCGCACAGTGGACATTGTTGAAAGGCCCGATTATAAACGCATGGCTTTTTGTATTTTCGAATATGTGTATTTTGCTCGTAGCGATTCTACATTCGAGGGTCAAATGGTTTATTCGGTTAGATTGCAATGTGGTCGTGAATTGTTTAGAGAATCTCCAGTGGCGGCTGATATTGTTAGTTCTGTGCCGGAATCTGGTACAGCAGCAGCTCATGGTTATGCCAGAGAA tcTGGTTTGCCTTTTGCCGAAGTTCTTTGCAAGAATCGTTATGTAGGTCGTACCTTTATTCAACCTTCTACCCGTTTGCGTCAATTGGGTGTGGCAAAGAAATTTGGTGCTTTATCGGAAAATTGTGAGGGTAAACGTGTGGTTCTTATTGATGATTCTATAGTGCGTGGAAATACTATTGGTCCCATTATCAAATTACTAAAGGATGCTGGAGCCGTAGAGGTACACATTAGAATCGCTAGTCCTCCCTTGTTATATCCCTGTTATATGGGTATTAATATTCCTACCCGAGAAGAACTGATAGCCAATAAGCTGAATCCCAACGAATTGGCCAAATATGTGG GCGCCGATAGTTTGGCCTACTTAAGTGTGGAAGGTTTAGTTCGAGCTGTACAATATCGTAAGGCTTCTACAAATCCCCTTAAATCTGGCTACTGTACTGCTTGTTTGACTGGAGAGTACCCGGGCGGACTGCCAGAAGAACTGAGTTGGTAG